In Candidatus Peregrinibacteria bacterium, the DNA window TCAAAACACCGGGTACAGCGGAGGGGCGAACAAAGGATATGATTCAACTGACGGAGAGTATCTGGTTATTATGAATCCGGATGTAACTGTTACGAAGGATTATTTCAAGATTCTTATAAAAGAATTGGAAAAAGATCATAAAATAGGTGCAATAACGGGTAAGATTTTAAAGACATTACCGGCGAGTCCGCCGAAAGATTTTCAGTCGATCATCGATACAACGGGGCTACTTGCATTCAAAAACAGAAGGGTTGTAGATAGGGGGCAGGGCTTCGCCGATACCGGTCAATTTGAGAAAAAGGAAGAGGTTTTTGGTATATCGGGGTGTCTCGCGCTATATCGCCGCGAAGCCCTGACTGACATTGCTCTTCCTACAAAATCAAAGCATGCAAAAAATGGCAAAGAAGTTTGGGATTATGATTTTTTTATGTACAAAGAGGATATAGATGTCTCATGGAGGCTCAATTTGCGAGGTTGGAAATGCATCTACCTACCGGAAGTAGTCGCATATCATGAGCGTGGAACAACAATACTTAAAAGATATTCAAACAAAGATGTAATCAAGCATAGAGCTTCAGTCCCAAAATTAGCACGGTTTTATTCATATAAAAATCAACGCTTGATGCAGTTGAAAAACGAAATAGCTGGAGATTTGTTTAAAGATTTCTTTACGCTTTTTATTCGTGAAATCCTTATAATGGGATTTGTGATTTTAAGAGAGCCAAGCACATTTGGTTCGATATTTTCGCTTATCCGAGAGCTCCCATCTGCATTCAGAAAACGCCGCCACATACAAAAAAACCGTAAAGTCACCTCAATGCGTCACTTCCTAAAAGGTTGTCCAAAAGACACCTTTGAAGGATGGAATTAGCATCCCTCTACGCATATCGACATATTTCCCCCCATACTATTCCCTAGTTATCTACTTTATTCTCAGCTAAATCCTGTTGGTGTTTTTGTAAGAATTCTTTAAATAATTTATCGACGCTTATACCTTTCTCTTGCAGCTCGAGCAGATTCTCAAGTGTTTCTTCCGAAAGTTTTAGCTGGAGTTTCTTGATAGGCAATGCCTCTCTTTTACAGAGTCCCATGCCTCCAATATTTTCATCCAAACTCGCATAGATTTGACTTATTGCAGCATTATCTTCTACGCAAGATTTGTGCACGTGCACAGATTTAGGGTTATTTGACGGCTCAAATAAGCCATTCTCAATTTTTATCTTTGAACTTTTTTCACTGGTATCAGCGATGTTGCTAACAAAATCACAACTCATATCACTACCAAAATCTGAAGAACTATTGTTAGAACCAAATAGCGAATCATTACCAAAGTTGAACTGATTTTCATCTGCAACATCCGTAACCCCAAACCTACTTTTCACATCCCGAACATATGTTTCAACTGTTCTACAAGAGAGTTTTCTAACAGCTTCCACTAAATCAATTTCATCGACCAGATCAACTATAGAAGCTATTTTTGCCAATTTATTTGAACTTATTTCGCCATTCACCAGCAAACTATGCAGTAGAGGTTTTTCAACAAAACGATCACTCAAATTGACAACCCTATCGACATGTTCGCGGCTTACTCCTCCGTATTTGGCCGCGAATTCGTATATGGATTTACATTTTTTCTTTTCAAAAAGTTTGCGTTTTTTCATCTCAGGCAAAAGTCCTATGAATTTTCGTCTGAAATGTATGGCCTTCTCACCATATTCTTTGCAGAGTGCAAGCAGGCCTTTATCGGAAAGTTTTGTTAAATTTTTCATGTAGTTTTGATTAAAGATTAGTTGTTTATTTGATGATTATGCTTCGCATTCTTTTTTTTGCAAAAGAAGTTTTACCTTTTGCCTTACAACGAAATAATAACATTTACTCACCATTTTGGGTCAAGGCGAAAGTGCTAAAAAAGCCCAGTCAAAAGCCAAGAAATGCCATTTCAACTTGCGCTAAAACTCAAATATTACATGGTGAGTATTGGCTTACTTCCGACTGATGTTTTATATTAGATTAGGAGGTGTTGAGAGATGCTAAAGATGACGTATGAATAGTTTGAGGTGTTGAGAGATGCTGAATATAAAGTACAAATAAAAGGTTAGCACCATCCAATATACTTGTGAAAGTTTAACATTATATAATGTGACGGGGTCAAAGAGGCTGCCTAAACCGTATTTACCTTGTCGCTTTTTCTGCTAGAATAGCCGAGGTGTTGGGGTCGGGCCAAAGATTATTTTAATATAAATAAATGCGCTCATTTATACGCATCATAGATCAAAAGGGGTTATCGGTTTTAATTCTTGTGCTTACGGATGTGGTTTCGTATTTTCTTAGTTTTATAGCCGCATATTTTGTTCGGTCTCATTTTCTGGTTAAGTCTTTTGATGTATCTCAAATACAATCCGTTGAATTTTATCTCACAGCACTACCGGTAGTGTTCCTTATAATGCTTTTTGTTTTTTATATTTTTGGGCTTTATGAAAGGAAAAACAGAATAGATGGGGTAATGGAATCATATCACGTGATGCGCGCAGTAACCTTCGCGTGGTTGCTTGTTATGGCCGCATCATTTTTGGCAAAAATTGATTATTCCAGAGTGCTTGTGATTTTATTTTGGGTAATCTCTTTGGTCCTTATAAATCTTGGTAGATTGATTGTCAGGCACGTGAAGCTTATGTCGATCAAACATGGCTATGGACTAACGGGGGTGCTGATTGTCGGAGCCGGAAAGGTTGGGCGTAATTTGAGCGCAGAATTAGAATCATATGTTCATTTTGGATATAGAGTTGTTGGATTTATAGATGATCATGTAAAAATCAAGGAAGGAAGTCCATTTAATTTTCTTGGAAAAACAAAAGATATTACGAGCCTTATTTCAAAACACAAAATAGATGAGGTTTTTATTTCTGATCCGGCAATGTCGTACGAGGCAATACTTGGTTTGATGCACAAATGTGAGGGTATGGATGTTCGGTTCAAAGTTGTTTCCGGTTTATTTGAAATAGTCGCCGGACGTATAGATATGACTGAAATAGAAGGGATCCCGAGCCTCGACATGCGTCGTACTCGTGGGAATTTCATTTTCTTATTCGTAAAAAGATTGATGGATTTGTTGTCTGCGATCATTGGTTGTTTATTACTTTTTCCACTTTGGGTTATTATTGGTTTAGCAATAAAAATTGATTCAAGTGGGCCAATTATTTTTAAACAAAAACGTATAGGATACAAAGGAGAAGAATTTGTAATGTGGAAATTTCGAACAATGCATCAAGGTGTGCGCAATCAAGAGTATGCTCCAAAAAGTTTGAGTGATAAGAGGGTAACAAGGGTGGGGCGCTTTCTTCGCAAGACAAGCCTCGACGAAGTACCACAATTTTGGAATGTCCTAAAAGGCGAAATGTCATTAGTGGGGCCGCGCCCCGAGATGCCATTTATAGTGGAGAAATATACTGATTGGCAGAAACGCAGGCTCGACGTAAAGCCCGGTATCACGGGACTTTGGCAGATACTTGGAAGGAAGGATTTGCCTCTGCATGAGAATATTGAATATGATTTTTATTATATAAAAAACAGATCACTTTTCCTCGATATTGTTATCATCATTAAGACTGTTCTGGTGATTATTACAGGAAAGGGTGCGTATTAAAAAACACATGAAAGAATTAATCGATACATTCTTGGGGGACACGAAAAAATGGTATGAAAAAGTATTTTTAATTTCGATACTTGGTGTTGCATTTTTAACTCCTATACTTTTTACATTTAGGCTCAAATCCGTTTTTGTTTTGCCAAAATTATATATACTCGCAATATGTTTGGCGATAGCGGTAATTATGATTGCGATCAAATATTTCAAAGAAGGGTCATTAATTCTTCGACCTAAAAAGTTTAATTTATTACTTGGTATTTATGCGGTTTTACTTATAGCATCTACATTGTTTTCATCAAATATTTATACAAGTTTGTTTGGGACTTATGGCAGATTTATAGGGCTGTTCACGCTCCTTACTTTATTGACTCTTGTATTTTTGATATTCAATTTTGTGCGTGAAAAGGTAGATCAAATACGTGTTTTGATTTTCTCATATATAAGTTCAATAGTTGTAGTTGTGCTTGGAATCATACAACACATGGGATATTTGATTGATAAATCTGAGCTCAATGCGGTAGCGAGCCGAGCGTTTTCAACGCTCGGACACGCAAATCATTTTGGAGGATTTATAGCTCAATTTATTTTCGTATCACTTGCACTTTTTTGTCTTTTGAAAAATAAATTCCTTAAAGCCGGCATAGTGATTTTGAATTTATTTTATCTTTATGCGCTTTTTCAAACTAGTAGCAGAGGTGCGTTTTTGGCGTTTATAGTCGCATCCATTGTTGCGGCGATTTCAATATTTGCGCTTTCATGGAAGACCCATAGAGAAGTGATGAAAAAAGTTCTCACAGGAATTATTATATTTATATTGATAAGCGTTATAGGAATATTTGCTTTCAAAGAAAAAGTGAAAAAAATAGAAGTGGTTGATCGTACCATAAGCATGGTCGAGTTTATGCAGGATGGCAATATCCCTGATCGTCTAAGTTGGATTTTTAGTAGTCATCAGATGATACAAGATAGGCCATTTTTTGGATTTGGAGTTTCTACTTTCCATGATATTTACAATCAATACAGGAGGCTTGATTATCGTACCCCAGGGGACGAGCAAGACAAAATTGTTCCGGAAACCGCTCACAACGAATACTTAAATATAGCAGCGACGGAGGGGCTATTTGCATTCATCGCTTATCTTGCAATTATGATTTATGCCTTGAGATTTATATACAAAATCGCATTCTCCGAAGCGATCCAAAAAAAGAAGAGTTCAAAATCTTTCGTACTTATATTTTTAGCGTCCGCAATCCTTACATATCTAATTCAAGTGCTTGTTAATTTTGGAACTATTGGAACTATGACACCGTTTTTCATTTTACTTGGTGTTTCACTTGGATATGCTTCAAACCTCAGTGAGCCCGATGTGAAGATAGATACAAAAGGTTATGCCCTAACCGGATTTATAATTTTGCTCACAGGTTTTTCTATTATGAATTTATACATGGTACATAGGGCTGTGAAAGCTGATAGATTTTTGAGATTAACAGAAGTTTTGCATCTTCATCCGGATTTTCAAAAGGATGGATATATCTATCATATAGATGCTATGACTCGTGCAGTCGATTTAAATCCATA includes these proteins:
- a CDS encoding sugar transferase, whose amino-acid sequence is MRSFIRIIDQKGLSVLILVLTDVVSYFLSFIAAYFVRSHFLVKSFDVSQIQSVEFYLTALPVVFLIMLFVFYIFGLYERKNRIDGVMESYHVMRAVTFAWLLVMAASFLAKIDYSRVLVILFWVISLVLINLGRLIVRHVKLMSIKHGYGLTGVLIVGAGKVGRNLSAELESYVHFGYRVVGFIDDHVKIKEGSPFNFLGKTKDITSLISKHKIDEVFISDPAMSYEAILGLMHKCEGMDVRFKVVSGLFEIVAGRIDMTEIEGIPSLDMRRTRGNFIFLFVKRLMDLLSAIIGCLLLFPLWVIIGLAIKIDSSGPIIFKQKRIGYKGEEFVMWKFRTMHQGVRNQEYAPKSLSDKRVTRVGRFLRKTSLDEVPQFWNVLKGEMSLVGPRPEMPFIVEKYTDWQKRRLDVKPGITGLWQILGRKDLPLHENIEYDFYYIKNRSLFLDIVIIIKTVLVIITGKGAY
- a CDS encoding O-antigen ligase family protein, with amino-acid sequence MKELIDTFLGDTKKWYEKVFLISILGVAFLTPILFTFRLKSVFVLPKLYILAICLAIAVIMIAIKYFKEGSLILRPKKFNLLLGIYAVLLIASTLFSSNIYTSLFGTYGRFIGLFTLLTLLTLVFLIFNFVREKVDQIRVLIFSYISSIVVVVLGIIQHMGYLIDKSELNAVASRAFSTLGHANHFGGFIAQFIFVSLALFCLLKNKFLKAGIVILNLFYLYALFQTSSRGAFLAFIVASIVAAISIFALSWKTHREVMKKVLTGIIIFILISVIGIFAFKEKVKKIEVVDRTISMVEFMQDGNIPDRLSWIFSSHQMIQDRPFFGFGVSTFHDIYNQYRRLDYRTPGDEQDKIVPETAHNEYLNIAATEGLFAFIAYLAIMIYALRFIYKIAFSEAIQKKKSSKSFVLIFLASAILTYLIQVLVNFGTIGTMTPFFILLGVSLGYASNLSEPDVKIDTKGYALTGFIILLTGFSIMNLYMVHRAVKADRFLRLTEVLHLHPDFQKDGYIYHIDAMTRAVDLNPYAYNLYEELGAYDLKQAIRVAEYKKTEALLLDATSAYERALKLNNFHADTYKDVATINSYLVEVYGQVNAVEKAKEAKAKVYAAYDKSIELSPNNPLHRIIAADKYMQFGDYKKALTLYEEVRSMRPEYPGIDKKISSARGN
- a CDS encoding glycosyltransferase family 2 protein, producing MPKLSIAIINYNTCGLLESCIDSLQKIDYEKKEIVLIDQASTDDSVKQVKKLFPNVRVIENQNTGYSGGANKGYDSTDGEYLVIMNPDVTVTKDYFKILIKELEKDHKIGAITGKILKTLPASPPKDFQSIIDTTGLLAFKNRRVVDRGQGFADTGQFEKKEEVFGISGCLALYRREALTDIALPTKSKHAKNGKEVWDYDFFMYKEDIDVSWRLNLRGWKCIYLPEVVAYHERGTTILKRYSNKDVIKHRASVPKLARFYSYKNQRLMQLKNEIAGDLFKDFFTLFIREILIMGFVILREPSTFGSIFSLIRELPSAFRKRRHIQKNRKVTSMRHFLKGCPKDTFEGWN